The following proteins are co-located in the Candidatus Komeilibacteria bacterium CG_4_10_14_0_2_um_filter_37_10 genome:
- a CDS encoding ribulose-bisphosphate carboxylase large subunit yields the protein MYNQYNFNWLNKKINSNNYLVVDFYFTSKLPFNEAAHAIAGESSIGTWTKIGGLTKAQYQKLSPKIIQQKQKQGIVRIAYPLALFEFNNLPQFLSSIVGNIFSMKVVEQLRLLSIKFPDQYLNSFAGPAFGISGIRKLLKIHKRPIIGSIVKPKVGFNAQEQADAAYTLWSNGVDVVKDDENLTSLAFNKFDDRAKYLLLNLKKAEKKTGQKKMAIINITAPYQEALRRARLIKKLGGTCMMVDVVAMGISAIQSLRQENLQLVMHGHRAGHSLFTRNEHHGMTMYAYAQLLRLAGIDQLHTGTIVGKMDGIKKEIQEIDLFLKSKFGKLLPVMPIASGGLHPALITDLIKYLGNDVIINFGGGIFGHPSGVAAGAQAAQAAIMAVSRGIDLKTAAKTHSFLAEALKFWHN from the coding sequence ACTAGTAAATTGCCTTTTAATGAGGCAGCACACGCGATTGCTGGCGAAAGTTCTATCGGTACTTGGACCAAAATCGGTGGTTTGACTAAAGCGCAATATCAAAAATTGTCACCCAAGATTATTCAGCAGAAGCAAAAGCAGGGGATAGTACGGATTGCTTATCCCTTAGCTCTTTTTGAGTTCAATAATTTACCGCAATTTTTATCTAGTATTGTGGGCAATATTTTTTCCATGAAGGTTGTTGAGCAATTACGTCTATTAAGCATTAAGTTTCCTGATCAGTATCTTAATTCTTTTGCTGGTCCAGCTTTTGGCATTTCCGGAATCCGCAAACTATTAAAGATTCACAAGCGCCCAATTATCGGTTCGATTGTTAAACCAAAGGTGGGCTTTAATGCCCAAGAACAAGCTGATGCTGCATATACACTCTGGTCCAATGGTGTTGACGTTGTTAAAGATGATGAAAATTTAACCAGTTTAGCCTTTAATAAGTTTGATGATCGGGCTAAGTACTTACTGCTCAATCTAAAAAAAGCGGAAAAGAAGACTGGTCAGAAAAAAATGGCCATCATTAATATCACCGCTCCCTACCAAGAAGCTTTACGGCGAGCTCGATTAATCAAAAAATTAGGTGGCACTTGTATGATGGTAGATGTGGTAGCTATGGGCATTTCCGCGATCCAATCTTTACGCCAGGAAAATTTACAACTAGTAATGCATGGTCATCGCGCTGGACACTCACTATTTACTCGTAATGAGCATCACGGCATGACGATGTATGCTTATGCTCAATTATTACGATTAGCTGGAATCGATCAGCTACACACCGGTACTATTGTTGGTAAGATGGATGGTATCAAGAAGGAAATTCAAGAGATTGATCTTTTTTTAAAAAGTAAGTTTGGTAAGCTACTTCCAGTAATGCCTATTGCCTCTGGCGGATTACATCCAGCTTTAATCACCGACTTGATTAAATATTTAGGTAATGATGTTATTATCAATTTTGGTGGTGGTATTTTCGGTCACCCTTCCGGTGTGGCAGCTGGCGCTCAAGCCGCCCAAGCTGCAATCATGGCAGTCAGTCGTGGTATTGATCTAAAAACAGCGGCAAAAACCCATAGCTTTTTAGCTGAGGCTTTGAAATTTTGGCATAATTAA